In the Aptenodytes patagonicus chromosome 5, bAptPat1.pri.cur, whole genome shotgun sequence genome, CCTGTCAGTTGGGGTGGAGGGGTTGCTTTTTTCACCATTTCACCTATTTGGACAGTGTCGCTCATGTGGTCCATTTTACCTCACATACTGCTCCACTGGTGCGCATTCATGCATCGTGACACAACTTTGTTTACCACAGACCAGTAATAAAATGAGGATTCTCAGACACCAGcctatttctaaatatttttcaggCCACTGTCTCGCTATGCTCCATGATAAAAACAGGGACACTCACTGAGACAGCCCAGCCTACTTCCAAGCACCAACAGGGCAATACTTCTGGACAGAAATGGAAGTGCCCATCTTCTAAATTCACACCTGTGCCCCAGCTCAACCCTAAATGCTCAAACTAAAAGCAGCACAGTcacactttaaaaacaagttaaaaaagcattttagccaaaaataaaagatttaaggTGCGAAGCAAACCAGATCCTCTATCATCACCAATAGCGTGAAGTGAGCAGCAGCATGCAAGGTAACGTGTATTTGGAGCCAGGTATTAggcctgttttcttcttctctcaaACCAACAGTTAGTTGGAGGTCTTCCTACTTGCCAGTACGTTTACATCTCAGGGAGTTGTGCGTATACACAGAAGACCAGCTTTTTGAGGCCACAACAGTCTACAAACAGCACTACGACCAAGGAAGACAACTTCAACCACACGACTGCTTTCATTCTGGGATTGTCAGTAGGCAGCAGACATCAGAGACCATAACCCAGCCAGAGCTCTCCGAGGCAGAGCAATAACGCTTGTCATGTCTTAGGCAGAGGAGCACGCAGTATATGTGCATGTTCCCTACGCCACAGCATGAGATTCTGATCTAGCCtttaaaatacaggaataaataaaaaaaaagatggctgtGATTCCCCCCATGTGCTGACATACCTAGTCACCTTCACACGCAGGGAAGCTGAAAGCCTGCGAGACCAGTAAGCACTAGAACAAATCCCAGGAAGCCATCAAGTGTGAAGTGTTAGTGTTATGCCGAGTAGAGACTGGTCCAGGGAATCCTGAAGCAGCAAGGGCGCATGGCGGGCAGGCACCGTACTTTCTGGCTCTCCAGCTGGCCCCGCAGCGCTGTGACTGCTAAAGGAATGTTGAGAACAGCCAGGGGTGGTGGACGCTCTGCCTTACCTACCATGGGACCTCAAGGTGAAACAATTTGGGGCGTCAGCCTGGTAACAAGTTAAAAACAATCTagagcttaaaaaacaaaaacaaaaaacacaacacccacccaccccaatAACAACACTGGCAAGTTGTGCAAGAGCCCCAAACTACTCACAAAAGATCATCAAGCAGCACCCGTGCTAGACCGCTAGAGATATAGCTATCAACTGAGTGAAGGCTGTGTGGTGGGGAAGGGGGTATTCCAGTGGTAAGTCTGCCCAGCATCCCTGACGCTTCCGATACAAGAAGATGAGAACATGTGGTGGATGAGGTGGACAGGAGGGAAAAGGGATAGTTTCATATATTAACTAATTTTGCAGTTCTCATTACAGCAGCAACAGCGCTGTGGAAGTAAGCCATCTGGGCTAGTGCAtccacctccagcagctctgaATACTGTCAGTGCATTAGACCTTCTCCCCCAACCGCACGCGACCTCCCCCTTCAGAGCTACTCCAGCTCAGACTGCTCGGCAGTTGGTACCAACAGAGCCCCAGTGCTTTTCCTCTGCCTTGACAGGAGGCCAAAGCATGCGTTAGTGCAGACAGGGGAGGATCTGTACAGCCGAGTGGCCTACAGCCACTCCAGTACTCCAGCTATCACACACCAAACCATCCTTCCCAGAGCGAGAACCTGCTATCGATTCTCCTGCCTCTCCAAGGGAGGAGCAAGGATCTTCCTACCCTTGCCATACCAAGCAGATCAGACTGACTAGGTAGGGACAAATACTTGATGATCTGCCCCTTACAGCTTTAATCTACCCTCTCCATCCCCATTTTTTGAGATGAACCTGTAAACGTGAGGAGAACTCAGTGATCTGAGGTACTTCACATACTCAAGTATCAgtctttccttttgaaagcatCAGTACAGAAAAAAAGTCCCCCCCCCATGTGTATTTCTCTTACCCAGATTGACAGTAGCTACCTTTGCACCACATCGCTGATTTCTTGGACACATGACAATAAGTTATTAAGGACGGGGTTTGCCCCAGGGACGCTAGCAGCTGTTGAGGACACCTGCAGTTCCTGCAGGCTGAGTTCCAGTTTGCTCACGGCTTCCCGGAAGGCAAATTTGTTGCGTGTATGCGGGATGCAGTCCACGTAGCCTGAGCAGTAATCCAACAGCTGGTGCCCTGTGTCCACCAGCTGGCTGTTTGGTGTCGGCTCGGCGATGGCACTCGAGAGAAGATCTGCGCACTCCAGCAGTGCTTCCTTGCTGATTTTGTCTGCAGAGATTTTCTCAGCTGCCTGTTTGGTCTTTCTCAGTGCTACTTTTGCACCAGCTGTGCCGTTGGCCATTTTCACCGGGGAGGTGGAAGACGATGACAGAGGCACTTGAGGTGGAGGCATCATGGGCCTCCCAGATTTTCCACCAACAGGTGCTGCTGCCTTCTTACTCCCTTCGCTTGATTCCAGTCCGTGTTGTGCTCCTGCCACGTTGCTCAACTCTTCTGCTGCatctgagcaggcagctggctgttGCAGGAGCCTCATCACTGGTGGTGGAGGTGGAGCACACTTTGGTTTTACCCGTCTGGGCCGGTCCCTGTCGCCGGAAGAAGTGACCTGATGCTCAGATAAGAGCTTAAATTTGTTACCCTGAGAGTCTGTGCCAATGAGCTGCACGTCTGCTGGAGTGTGTTTTAGAGTGGGTGAGATTAGGACTGGCACTTTGTGGTTATGAGTGGTTGGAAGTATTGCTGCAGCCTTTACTGGAGATGACCACCCTGGTCTCTCACCATCCTCAAGGGCCCCTTGTCGTAGgccactgtttttttctttgcccttaGGAGCTGCTGCTAGCCCTGGACCCTCCTTTTCTTCTGATCCGGAGGGGGTTCGGAAAGGGAGTGCTGTGGCACCCCTCGGCAAGAGTTTTGCTTTTGGTCTCTCCCTGGTCAAAGCAGGGCCTTCTTCAAACCTTTTGGGAAGCAGGTCATTGGCCCTCCCCGTGCTCTCATCAGGCTGAGAGGAGGTGGACACTGTCCGTTCCAGCTGGATTTTTGACCTCTGGGAATTTCTGGGAAGGGTCATTGCCATCCTATCCTGCTCTGGAAGCCCTGAGGACATGGAAGATGTAGAGTTTGACCTTGGAAAAGGCTTTGAAGCTTCTTCATTGCCAGTAGGTTTTCCTGCTCGTAAACCCAGTGTCTTTTTAATCAAACGTGGTGTAAAGAAACCAGTGATGCCCGACCACCCACCACCGGCGCTTACGCCCCCACCACTGCTGGTACCAGTGCCATCATCGTTGTAGAAGGTCCTCTGCACAAAGCCCCCGCCATAGCACTTGGGTGGCGCCAGGCTTGCGTCCTGCTGCGTGGGAGCAAAAGAGAACCCGTCCACGTGCTGCAAGGAAGCAACAGATGAAAAGTTACCCGTCAGCTCGTATTTCTTATGGGGCTGATTCTCCATCTCCCGGAAGGAACTGCTGCGCTTGGGAGGTGTGGGAGCATTCCTCTTCTTCATAAAGGAGCTGAAGAAGCCACCTTTTCTGTCCCTGGTGAAAGTGGTCTCTTTGGCATCCTCCAACAGGCTGCTGGGTGACTTGTCCCTCTGCTTGCGCGGCAGTGCGGGAGACCCACTTGTTGGCTGTGTGCTTCTGATAAAACCTAGGCAGAAGAAACAAGTGTGAATCTACAAAACCAATTCCCATTTCCACCTCCCTATCCTGCAGTGGACTTTATGGGCCTGGCATATTTAGCTGCCCAGGTTCTGCAGAGAGAGATTGAGAGAGGAAGTTAGcacttttatttttgtgcaaggctggtgtgattttttttttttttttactttttttccacttctgcatGCGTGACTTGTCTGTTGTTTATACTGAGGAGGCCACTTAGGAGAGAGTTCAGGAAAAAGTGAAGTTGctcttttcttctggtttcttatTCCCTTCTTGTagtttttccctccttccccaaatatcacaagtataaaagaaaatctcttgTTGCATTGTCAACTTCAGTTTTGaagctgtcatttaaaaaaaagcagtaaagctaaatttaaaaaaaaaaatacaatgggaTTTACTAAAAGAACGTTGCACAAGCTGCAGTGTTTTCTATTTGCTAGTAAGTAACTGGGCTGCTGAGGTAGCCAACAGCCCTAACGACATAGCAGGGCAAAGCACCTTCCCATGTcatgttgttctgttttcttctgtttctctggcaATTTACACCAGCAGCAAGCCTATCCCAGAACATGTGGCCTCACTGTCACTGTCCCAGTGCCCGTACCTGGTGCTGAGCTGGAAGCTGAGTGCTCCACAGTATCTTGTGTTCCTTCAATGTTCTCCTTGTTCTCTGCCTGTTTCTTCAGTGTTCTAGTCTTGGAGGGAAGCATGGGTAACCGGGGCAAGTAAGGAACTATGGATGAGGAGGAGGCTGTTCTTCCAAGCTCCTCTGCTACCTCTGTAaggacaaaaaaccaaaaaggg is a window encoding:
- the ABL2 gene encoding tyrosine-protein kinase ABL2, coding for MGQQVGRVGEPGAGLQHQPPPQHQQQPRGLRGSSAARPAGRRREAAGRTAEGGFNIFTQHEALHRPYGCDVEPQALNEAIRWSSKENLLGATESDPNLFVALYDFVASGDNTLSITKGEKLRVLGYNQNGEWSEVRSKNGQGWVPSNYITPVNSLEKHSWYHGPVSRSAAEYLLSSLINGSFLVRESESSPGQLSISLRYEGRVYHYRINTTSDGKVYVTAESRFSTLAELVHHHSTVADGLVTTLHYPAPKCNKPTIYGVSPIHDKWEMERTDITMKHKLGGGQYGEVYVGVWKKYNLTVAVKTLKEDTMEVEEFLKEAAVMKEIKHPNLVQLLGVCTLEPPFYIVTEYMPYGNLLDYLRECNREEVSAVVLLYMATQISSAMEYLEKKNFIHRDLAARNCLVGENHVVKVADFGLSRLMTGDTYTAHAGAKFPIKWTAPESLAYNTFSIKSDVWAFGVLLWEIATYGMSPYPGIDLSQVYDLLEKGYRMEQPEGCPPKVYELMRACWKWNPPDRPSFAETHQAFETMFHDSSISEEVAEELGRTASSSSIVPYLPRLPMLPSKTRTLKKQAENKENIEGTQDTVEHSASSSAPGFIRSTQPTSGSPALPRKQRDKSPSSLLEDAKETTFTRDRKGGFFSSFMKKRNAPTPPKRSSSFREMENQPHKKYELTGNFSSVASLQHVDGFSFAPTQQDASLAPPKCYGGGFVQRTFYNDDGTGTSSGGGVSAGGGWSGITGFFTPRLIKKTLGLRAGKPTGNEEASKPFPRSNSTSSMSSGLPEQDRMAMTLPRNSQRSKIQLERTVSTSSQPDESTGRANDLLPKRFEEGPALTRERPKAKLLPRGATALPFRTPSGSEEKEGPGLAAAPKGKEKNSGLRQGALEDGERPGWSSPVKAAAILPTTHNHKVPVLISPTLKHTPADVQLIGTDSQGNKFKLLSEHQVTSSGDRDRPRRVKPKCAPPPPPVMRLLQQPAACSDAAEELSNVAGAQHGLESSEGSKKAAAPVGGKSGRPMMPPPQVPLSSSSTSPVKMANGTAGAKVALRKTKQAAEKISADKISKEALLECADLLSSAIAEPTPNSQLVDTGHQLLDYCSGYVDCIPHTRNKFAFREAVSKLELSLQELQVSSTAASVPGANPVLNNLLSCVQEISDVVQR